A DNA window from Rhodococcus sp. Z13 contains the following coding sequences:
- a CDS encoding ABC transporter substrate-binding protein, translating into MRLASFRRSLAGIGIAAATFAAAACGSGSAAEISEEDLGPAGDGAWEEVIEAAKQEGSITYFTGQATDNLQELASRFESVYGIDVEIVRDTDANLQTKLAAEADTGRHTADLIATASRPWVDEKLAEDYFVPVTGPAFGAPEFDREKFLRDDDRIFVSSAAVLTYGWNTSRVPDGIDGYEDLLDPALADGKIGVMLPVSSAVVDFYDYLEETVSPDYVERLAAQKPRTYPGAQAMAQALTSGELAATVYTLPLTAEKEAGAPVESGMPSPVFGAPFLTGVPATAPHPNAAQLFANFLVTKAGQEAVASRAGAVLPDIPTAATSADGIWVSGRVVTADETEAFRAEFTDMFGSSQ; encoded by the coding sequence ATGAGACTTGCGTCGTTTCGTCGCTCCCTCGCCGGAATCGGCATCGCCGCAGCAACCTTCGCTGCTGCCGCATGCGGTTCCGGTAGTGCCGCCGAGATCTCGGAAGAAGACCTCGGCCCAGCGGGTGACGGTGCCTGGGAGGAGGTGATCGAAGCAGCCAAGCAGGAGGGCTCGATCACCTACTTCACCGGCCAGGCGACGGACAACCTGCAGGAACTCGCCTCCCGCTTCGAATCCGTCTACGGCATCGACGTCGAGATCGTCCGCGACACCGACGCCAACCTCCAGACCAAGCTCGCGGCGGAAGCGGACACCGGCCGGCACACGGCCGACCTCATCGCGACCGCCTCCCGCCCCTGGGTGGACGAGAAGCTCGCCGAGGACTACTTCGTCCCGGTCACCGGTCCCGCCTTCGGCGCTCCCGAATTCGATCGCGAGAAGTTCCTGCGCGACGACGACCGGATCTTCGTCTCGTCCGCCGCCGTCCTCACCTACGGCTGGAACACCAGTCGTGTCCCGGACGGCATCGACGGCTACGAGGATCTGCTCGATCCTGCTCTCGCGGACGGCAAGATCGGGGTGATGCTCCCCGTGTCGTCGGCGGTCGTCGACTTCTACGACTACCTCGAGGAGACGGTCTCGCCGGACTACGTCGAACGTCTCGCAGCGCAGAAGCCCCGCACGTACCCGGGCGCGCAGGCCATGGCGCAGGCGCTCACCTCCGGTGAACTCGCCGCCACCGTCTACACCCTGCCGCTCACCGCGGAGAAGGAGGCCGGAGCTCCCGTCGAATCCGGCATGCCCTCGCCGGTGTTCGGCGCACCCTTCCTCACCGGGGTGCCGGCGACCGCGCCGCATCCCAACGCCGCGCAGCTGTTCGCGAACTTCCTGGTCACCAAGGCCGGTCAGGAGGCCGTCGCCAGCCGCGCCGGCGCAGTGCTGCCCGACATCCCCACGGCCGCGACCTCCGCGGACGGTATCTGGGTGAGTGGCCGGGTCGTCACCGCCGACGAGACCGAGGCGTTCCGTGCGGAGTTCACGGACATGTTCGGTTCCAGCCAGTAA
- a CDS encoding acyl-CoA dehydrogenase family protein — translation MILSSAAGAEDTALLVDTIRAAVGRTDPADGRSERVYRDGPVDHDLWSVLGREVGVGALAVPESFGGLGTSYATVAAVLETLGAELTRVPVLGGVVAAGTLARCPEHPLAGDLLTGIAAGTRIVATVIPGDGLDSPGEGILRADDTDGAVTLTGTVHFVLDADIADTVLVHAVDRRGALGLYAVERTDLRVERMETTDATRSLARLEAAAAPATLLTDRPEPARVRDLALVALACDSLGVARACLDAAVGYAKERIQFGRLIGEFQAIKHMLAEVAVAVELADSAVAHAAWAIEEGTDHDLAEAAAIAALTCGDAAGLASATNIQVHGGIGFTWEHTAHLYYRRALSSSVLWGTADDHAQRLYRLATGRSDREGGTPSSEPAREAATALSATEA, via the coding sequence ATGATTCTCTCGAGCGCGGCCGGCGCCGAGGACACGGCGCTCCTCGTCGACACCATCCGGGCCGCCGTCGGCAGGACCGACCCCGCCGACGGACGATCCGAGCGGGTGTACCGCGACGGGCCCGTCGATCACGACCTGTGGTCGGTGCTCGGCCGCGAGGTCGGCGTCGGGGCCCTCGCCGTCCCGGAATCCTTCGGCGGCCTCGGCACCTCCTACGCCACGGTGGCGGCCGTCCTCGAAACCCTCGGGGCGGAACTGACCCGGGTCCCGGTGCTCGGCGGCGTCGTCGCCGCCGGCACGCTGGCCCGCTGCCCGGAACACCCGCTCGCCGGTGACCTGCTCACCGGGATCGCGGCCGGCACCCGGATCGTCGCCACTGTGATCCCCGGCGACGGCCTCGACTCCCCGGGAGAGGGGATCCTGCGGGCCGACGACACCGATGGAGCCGTAACCCTCACGGGAACAGTCCACTTCGTCCTCGACGCCGACATCGCCGACACCGTCCTGGTCCACGCCGTCGACCGGCGGGGAGCGCTGGGGCTGTACGCGGTCGAGCGCACGGACCTTCGGGTCGAGCGGATGGAGACCACCGACGCGACCCGCAGCCTCGCCCGTCTCGAGGCGGCCGCAGCCCCGGCGACCCTGCTCACCGACCGTCCCGAACCCGCCCGGGTCCGCGACCTGGCCCTGGTGGCCCTGGCCTGCGACAGCCTCGGTGTCGCCCGCGCCTGCCTGGACGCCGCGGTCGGCTACGCGAAGGAACGCATCCAGTTCGGTCGGCTCATCGGCGAGTTCCAGGCGATCAAGCACATGCTCGCCGAGGTGGCCGTCGCCGTCGAACTCGCCGACTCCGCGGTGGCCCACGCCGCCTGGGCGATCGAGGAGGGAACGGACCACGATCTCGCCGAGGCCGCCGCGATCGCCGCGCTGACCTGCGGGGACGCCGCAGGCCTGGCATCCGCCACCAACATCCAGGTGCACGGGGGCATCGGTTTCACCTGGGAACACACCGCACACCTCTACTACCGCCGGGCCCTGAGCTCGAGCGTGTTGTGGGGCACCGCCGACGATCACGCCCAGCGTCTGTATCGGCTCGCGACCGGTCGCTCGGACCGGGAAGGCGGCACCCCGTCCTCCGAACCCGCCCGCGAGGCGGCCACGGCCCTGTCCGCCACCGAGGCCTGA
- a CDS encoding ABC transporter ATP-binding protein, with the protein MSHVSIRQLLKNFDGKPPTVAVDHLDLEIEDGEFLVLLGPSGCGKTTTLRCLAGLEQPASGSITLGDQVVYDGARGVNLPPDKRFIGMVFQSYALWPHMTVRKNIAYPLKSRKLTDALASGRVEETAALVDCERLLDRLPAELSGGQQQRVALARGLVSHPDLVLFDEPLSNLDARLRDQVRAELHDLHQRKPFTAVFVTHDQSEALALGTRMAIMRAGRIVQIGPPREVFEEPVDEYVAGFTGMSNRLPCEYVDGRWYALGTEIHGTQPGTVAAGEFVLRLRPEKIRLVTDVADLLPGEAGVAVTVDDVEYGGLHFDVMCSVVGDGAVRRQLHARIPTFDSARTPRTVNRGATMIFAFDPRDARTFDTDGNALAVPQQALTGALVG; encoded by the coding sequence ATGTCCCACGTCTCGATACGCCAACTCCTGAAGAACTTCGACGGCAAGCCCCCGACGGTGGCCGTGGACCACCTCGACCTCGAGATCGAGGACGGCGAGTTCCTCGTGCTGCTGGGCCCCTCGGGCTGCGGCAAGACGACGACCCTCCGGTGCCTGGCGGGGCTCGAACAGCCCGCGAGCGGCTCGATCACCCTCGGCGACCAGGTGGTCTACGACGGAGCCCGCGGCGTGAACCTGCCGCCCGACAAGCGCTTCATCGGCATGGTCTTCCAGTCGTACGCCCTGTGGCCCCACATGACCGTGCGCAAGAACATCGCCTACCCGCTCAAGTCCCGCAAGCTCACCGACGCCCTCGCGAGCGGTCGCGTCGAGGAGACCGCCGCCCTCGTCGACTGCGAACGGCTGCTCGACCGGCTTCCCGCCGAACTGTCCGGCGGCCAGCAGCAGCGCGTCGCGCTGGCGCGCGGCCTCGTCTCCCACCCCGACCTCGTGCTGTTCGACGAACCGCTGAGCAATCTCGACGCGCGGCTGCGCGACCAGGTCCGGGCGGAACTGCACGACCTGCACCAGCGCAAGCCGTTCACCGCCGTGTTCGTCACCCACGACCAGAGCGAGGCGCTGGCGCTGGGCACCCGGATGGCCATCATGCGCGCCGGCCGCATCGTCCAGATCGGGCCGCCGCGCGAGGTCTTCGAGGAGCCCGTCGACGAGTACGTCGCCGGCTTCACCGGCATGTCCAACCGGCTGCCTTGCGAATACGTCGACGGACGGTGGTACGCGCTGGGCACCGAGATCCACGGAACCCAACCGGGGACGGTCGCCGCCGGCGAGTTCGTCCTGCGCCTGCGCCCCGAGAAGATCCGTCTGGTGACCGACGTCGCAGACCTGCTGCCCGGCGAGGCCGGTGTCGCCGTGACCGTCGACGACGTCGAGTACGGCGGCCTGCACTTCGACGTCATGTGCTCGGTGGTCGGCGACGGTGCGGTGCGCCGCCAGCTGCACGCCCGGATCCCGACCTTCGATTCGGCGCGCACGCCCCGCACGGTGAACCGCGGCGCGACGATGATCTTCGCGTTCGATCCGCGCGACGCCCGCACCTTCGACACCGACGGCAACGCGCTGGCCGTGCCGCAGCAGGCGCTGACCGGCGCTCTGGTGGGGTGA
- a CDS encoding ABC transporter permease has translation MAVMTLPTREVGEAPTSVPRGLQNEAVRVVARRLGVIAFVALLGYLVVLPVVRLQATAFEDGAAGYSRAFGLPRIGQILWNTVGLAFGSLVIAMVLGTALAWAANRLPRRLAVLQILPILPIVIPAVAAIVGWAFLLSPRPGYLNAMLRNLPWWSHLEEGPIDIYSIQWIVIITGFSLSSFVYMFVRSGFENINSEMIEAAQVSGLPEWKVFFKITLPLLRPTLIYGAGVALLLGLGQFTGPLLLGTNTGVSVLTTEMYFQISDSPAQFATAAALGSPLLIVGIVVVFAQKALLGNQRRFVTHGGKAFRSQGRPSKTGVAIILLFSLLSTVLPLLALVFVALSRYWSGTITFSALSFDNFRTIFSGSAVPAAVSNSVMFSLVAMAIVLPLGFVAANLIVRGTRYPILRVVADVLVSMPLGVPAVIFGAAFLLTYTRGPLVLYGTPWVVILVYVTLMLPFATRMQLSSMLALGDTYLEASRVSGAGFVATNVKILLPLMRGSLGGTAALLFVLLTHEFTASLLVRASQTQVMGTILFEYWSNGGYPLVAAVALVMTGVTAVGVAAAMLVGGADALSKM, from the coding sequence ATGGCTGTCATGACACTGCCGACCCGTGAAGTCGGCGAGGCCCCCACGAGCGTTCCCCGCGGCCTGCAGAACGAGGCGGTGCGGGTCGTGGCCCGACGCCTCGGCGTCATTGCCTTCGTGGCGCTGCTCGGCTATCTCGTCGTGCTGCCGGTAGTTCGGCTGCAGGCGACCGCCTTCGAGGACGGCGCCGCCGGTTACAGCCGGGCCTTCGGGCTGCCGCGCATCGGCCAGATCCTGTGGAACACCGTCGGTCTGGCGTTCGGATCGCTGGTCATCGCGATGGTGCTCGGCACCGCCCTGGCATGGGCGGCGAACCGGCTGCCCCGGCGGCTCGCGGTGCTGCAGATCCTGCCGATCCTGCCGATCGTGATCCCCGCCGTCGCCGCCATCGTCGGCTGGGCGTTCCTGCTCTCCCCGCGCCCGGGCTACCTCAACGCGATGCTGCGGAACCTGCCGTGGTGGTCGCACCTCGAGGAGGGCCCGATCGACATCTACTCCATCCAGTGGATCGTCATCATCACCGGTTTCTCCCTGAGCTCGTTCGTGTACATGTTCGTCCGGTCCGGGTTCGAGAACATCAACTCCGAGATGATCGAGGCGGCGCAGGTCTCGGGCCTGCCGGAATGGAAGGTCTTCTTCAAGATCACCCTTCCGCTGCTGCGGCCCACCCTGATCTACGGCGCGGGCGTCGCCCTGCTGCTCGGCCTCGGCCAGTTCACCGGGCCGTTGCTGCTCGGCACCAACACCGGCGTCAGCGTGCTGACCACGGAGATGTACTTCCAGATCAGCGATTCGCCGGCGCAGTTCGCCACCGCCGCGGCCCTCGGCTCCCCGCTGCTGATCGTCGGGATCGTCGTGGTCTTCGCCCAGAAGGCCCTGCTCGGCAACCAGCGCCGTTTCGTCACCCACGGCGGTAAGGCGTTCCGCTCCCAGGGGCGCCCCTCGAAGACCGGTGTGGCGATCATCCTGCTGTTCTCGTTGCTGTCGACGGTGCTGCCGCTGCTCGCGCTGGTGTTCGTCGCCCTGTCGCGGTACTGGAGCGGGACGATCACGTTCTCGGCGTTGTCCTTCGACAACTTCCGGACCATCTTCTCCGGTTCGGCCGTGCCCGCGGCCGTGAGCAACAGCGTGATGTTCTCCCTGGTCGCCATGGCGATCGTGCTGCCACTCGGATTCGTGGCCGCGAACCTCATCGTCCGCGGTACGCGGTACCCGATCCTGCGGGTCGTCGCCGACGTCCTCGTCTCGATGCCGCTCGGTGTGCCCGCGGTGATCTTCGGTGCGGCCTTCCTGCTCACCTACACCCGCGGACCGCTGGTGCTCTACGGCACCCCGTGGGTGGTGATCCTGGTGTACGTCACGCTGATGCTGCCGTTCGCGACCCGCATGCAGCTGTCGTCGATGCTCGCCCTGGGCGACACCTATCTCGAGGCCTCCCGGGTCAGTGGCGCCGGCTTCGTCGCGACCAACGTCAAGATCCTGCTGCCGCTGATGCGGGGCAGCCTCGGCGGCACCGCGGCACTGCTGTTCGTGCTGCTCACCCACGAGTTCACCGCGTCGCTGCTGGTGCGGGCCTCGCAGACCCAGGTGATGGGCACCATCTTGTTCGAGTACTGGTCCAACGGCGGATACCCGCTCGTCGCCGCCGTCGCCCTGGTCATGACCGGGGTCACCGCGGTCGGTGTCGCCGCCGCGATGCTGGTCGGCGGGGCCGACGCCCTCAGCAAGATGTGA
- a CDS encoding SDR family oxidoreductase, with product MTHETGPEHLRDAGAVVTGAGHGIGRALAHRLARAGARVVVNDLDAEACTRVAEEIGGIAAPGDAAGEDGVADLVARAQAALGAVDIWFANAGVETGAAETEAAWQLSWDVNVMGHVRAARLLLPEWLERGRGRFVATASAAGLLTMLGSPAYSVTKHAAVAHAEWLAATYGDKGVIVQCLCPQGVATDLLPTDAAGRVIFESGVITPEQVADEVLRALADDRFLILPHPEVADYYAGRAADTERWLRGMRRIQRRIEEARQLDTVS from the coding sequence ATGACCCACGAGACCGGACCGGAACACCTCCGGGACGCGGGCGCCGTCGTCACCGGTGCCGGGCACGGCATCGGCCGGGCCCTCGCGCACCGGCTCGCCCGGGCCGGAGCTCGGGTCGTCGTCAACGACCTCGACGCCGAGGCCTGCACGCGGGTCGCCGAGGAGATCGGTGGGATCGCGGCCCCGGGCGACGCCGCCGGGGAGGACGGCGTCGCCGATCTCGTCGCCCGCGCGCAGGCCGCGCTGGGTGCGGTGGACATCTGGTTCGCCAACGCCGGCGTCGAGACGGGGGCGGCCGAGACCGAGGCGGCCTGGCAGCTGTCCTGGGACGTCAACGTCATGGGGCACGTCCGGGCGGCCCGGCTGCTGCTGCCGGAATGGCTCGAGCGGGGCCGTGGCCGGTTCGTGGCGACGGCGTCGGCGGCGGGACTGCTCACGATGCTGGGATCCCCGGCCTACTCGGTGACCAAGCATGCGGCCGTCGCCCACGCCGAGTGGCTCGCCGCCACCTACGGGGACAAGGGTGTGATCGTGCAGTGCCTGTGCCCGCAGGGTGTGGCGACGGATCTGCTGCCGACCGACGCCGCGGGGCGGGTGATCTTCGAATCGGGGGTGATCACCCCCGAGCAGGTCGCCGACGAGGTGCTGCGCGCACTCGCGGACGACCGGTTCCTGATCCTGCCGCACCCCGAGGTCGCCGACTACTACGCGGGGCGGGCGGCGGATACCGAACGGTGGTTGCGGGGGATGCGCCGGATCCAGCGGCGCATCGAGGAGGCCCGACAGCTCGACACGGTCAGCTGA
- a CDS encoding sigma factor-like helix-turn-helix DNA-binding protein codes for MFVLTVDQRDSRRDVDRVADLLTDLRDAPLLRPFERTAGDEIQAVTDDPVVVVDLVLDLLRREHWSIGVGVGPVEHPLPEQTRAGRGRAFEHARSAVERAKNAPGRVAVDGADSDAAGDADAALTLLATLVLRRSAQGHEAVDLAREGLSQAGIAERLGISRQAVSQRLTTAAWQAEVAGRELARRLLERADR; via the coding sequence ATGTTCGTGCTGACCGTCGACCAGCGAGACAGCCGTCGCGACGTCGACCGCGTCGCGGATCTGCTCACCGACCTGCGCGACGCCCCGCTGCTGCGCCCCTTCGAACGCACCGCGGGCGACGAGATCCAGGCCGTCACCGACGATCCGGTGGTGGTCGTCGATCTCGTCCTCGACCTGCTGCGTCGCGAACACTGGAGCATCGGTGTCGGCGTCGGCCCCGTCGAACACCCCCTCCCGGAGCAGACCCGGGCCGGGCGCGGCCGCGCCTTCGAACACGCCCGCAGCGCCGTCGAACGCGCCAAGAACGCGCCGGGCCGGGTCGCCGTCGACGGGGCGGACAGCGACGCGGCCGGCGACGCCGACGCCGCCCTGACATTGCTCGCCACCCTCGTGCTGCGTCGCTCCGCCCAGGGGCACGAGGCCGTCGACCTCGCCCGCGAAGGCCTGTCGCAGGCCGGGATCGCCGAACGCCTGGGCATCAGCCGCCAGGCGGTGTCCCAGCGGCTGACCACCGCCGCCTGGCAGGCCGAGGTCGCCGGGCGCGAACTCGCGCGCCGTCTCCTGGAAAGGGCCGATCGGTGA
- a CDS encoding DUF6875 domain-containing protein, which produces MSMQRHVGPRSGTVWADLFGDLPDHSHEASAQVLRAWIGGYLVEPHPDLGRAGPVCPFVRPSVEKHLFGVAFVHGAHVDAGTLTTIVADQYDLYLRLVDEDDRDRTLKALATVLPDLTDFTVIDEVHAGCKSRFVERGCMLGQFYPGCSQPGLWNHDFHPLDAPLPMLVARNMMTTDFPFLMGRPEWLRAYFKKFAPGLPSALRLILAKRMTYEGDVVEAITAHHEMVGNEQAH; this is translated from the coding sequence ATGTCGATGCAGAGACATGTGGGGCCCCGGTCGGGCACGGTCTGGGCGGACCTCTTCGGAGACCTCCCCGACCACTCACACGAAGCGAGCGCGCAGGTGCTGCGAGCGTGGATCGGTGGCTATCTCGTCGAACCCCACCCGGACCTCGGTCGCGCCGGACCCGTGTGCCCCTTCGTGCGCCCTTCCGTCGAGAAGCACCTCTTCGGCGTGGCGTTCGTGCACGGAGCCCACGTCGACGCCGGCACGCTGACCACCATCGTGGCCGACCAGTACGATCTCTACCTCCGCCTGGTCGACGAGGACGACAGGGACCGCACTCTGAAAGCACTGGCCACCGTGCTGCCCGATCTCACGGACTTCACCGTGATCGACGAGGTGCACGCCGGCTGCAAGTCGCGGTTCGTCGAACGCGGATGCATGCTCGGCCAGTTCTATCCCGGATGCTCCCAGCCGGGACTGTGGAACCACGACTTCCACCCACTCGACGCCCCGCTTCCGATGCTGGTCGCGCGCAACATGATGACGACGGACTTCCCGTTCCTCATGGGCCGCCCGGAATGGCTGCGGGCCTATTTCAAGAAGTTCGCTCCGGGGCTGCCCTCGGCGTTGCGCCTGATCCTGGCGAAGCGGATGACCTACGAGGGGGATGTCGTCGAGGCGATCACCGCCCACCACGAGATGGTCGGCAACGAGCAGGCCCACTGA